A window of the Verrucomicrobiia bacterium genome harbors these coding sequences:
- a CDS encoding DUF433 domain-containing protein codes for MKPSARDELLRRIWIDPGRCGGKPCIRGHRIWVSLILDLLASGSPVEEILKDYPGLEREDIRACLAYGSEMTRERYVEIALEGHA; via the coding sequence ATGAAACCATCGGCGCGCGACGAGCTTCTGAGGCGGATCTGGATTGACCCGGGCCGCTGCGGCGGCAAGCCCTGCATCCGGGGGCACCGCATTTGGGTTTCGCTGATTCTTGACTTGCTGGCGTCCGGCAGTCCCGTCGAAGAGATCCTCAAGGACTACCCTGGCCTTGAGCGCGAGGACATCCGTGCATGCCTTGCCTACGGCTCGGAGATGACTCGGGAGCGCTACGTGGAGATCGCCTTGGAAGGGCACGCGTGA